CCGCCTACATCGACATAGGTCATCGGATTGTTGGTGACGAACCCATATAGGTTCAACCCGTCGATATCTCCCGCCGGGTCGGCACTCACCCAGCGTGCCAGCCACGGCGCGTAATAACGTGCACCGTAGTAATAGAGCCCGCTGGCGTCCATCTCCTTACCAGAGTAGCGAACGGTCCTGTAGCTTGCTTCCAGGGCGGAACGGCCCGCGTACCAGGCGGTTCCGCCGAAAGGATAATAATGCTCAAGGCTGATCAGGCCGCCGGCGCGGTCCAGCTCCAGTGTGCTGGAACCCAGGTGATCATCGAGGTTGTAGCGCAACTGATCGGCTTCGATCCCCACAGGTTGGCCGGCTTCCCAATGCAGGCAGCGGACACTGCCGTGAGCCAACCCGAGGGTGAGTACGTGGAGACGTTCGCCATCGCTGGAAGTGCGTATTTCAATGCCCGGCAAATAACGTGTCTGCCGGACTGCGCGTGCGGCAGTGTGGGTTTTGCCGACCCGCTCGCCCTGGCTGTACAGATAGGTTTCGTTATCGTCGCTCAGATCATCTTCCCGCTTGATCACCGTGACAGTGCTGAGCTGGTCGCGAGAGTTCCAGGTCAGCGCCGGCGTACCGCTCTGCAGGAACAGCTGGTTACCGTGGGTGTCGAACTGCGTGTCGAAATCCGGCTCGGGGTCGCCTTCTGTCCAGCGCACGCCGCGGTTGCTGTTGGGGTCGATGCGCGTGATGTGCGTGTGATTGTTGCCTTCGCGAATATGGCGCAGACGGGTCAAGTTGTTGCCGCTGTCGTATTCGTATTGTTGGGCATAGTTGAAGCGGCGGTTCGGGTCGATGGGGATGATGGGGGCTGGCAAGCCGGGTTGCAGGTGTGGTGTGTCGCCCTCGAAGCCGCTGGCGGTGATGAGCCGATAGAGCGAGTCGTAGGTAAACTCGCGATGGCCGTCCACGCGTTGGTTGGCAAAATGGACGGTGGCGACTGCGTGGTCTTCGATGCGCGTTATGTTGCCTACACGATCGTAGAAGTAGGCCAGGTCCTGGCGCAGGTCCGCACCGGGTTTTCCTGCCTGGAGTGTGCTCAGCCGGCCATCGGCCGGGTCATAGGTCCAGCGGCTGATAATGCCGTTTGCCGCCTCCTGACGCTCGATCTGGCCGGCAGCGTTGTACTGGGCCTCCAGCATGATCGGTTGCGACGCGGTATCGAACTTGAGCTGCAAGTCGACTGCCTTGAGCTGCCCGGCGACGTCCAGGCGCAGGTGCTGGCGATGACCGCCTGCATCGGTCTGGCCGATGAGCGCGCCGAGGGCATCGAAGGTTTGCTCGGTCGTATGAATGTCGGCGTCGGCGAACGCGCGGGCCTGACGCAGGGGCAAGCCGGACAGGCCATAACTGTCGCAACGCAAAGTGCCGGACGGATCGACTTGTTCCAACAATTGCCCACGCACGTTGCGACCGGCGTCTTGAGTGGCGTCGCCATAGGTGAAGGTTTCGACATTCAAGTCGCTGTTCTCGTCCAGTGCCACCGGGCGCAACTGGCTGTCATGGTGCATGCGCCATCGATTGCCACGTGCGTCCCAGCGTTCCAGGGTTTCACTTGCCAACCCCGGCAATATCAAGCGCCAGCCGGCATCGACGCTGTCGATACGCAGCGGCTCCCCCATGAGATTGTAGATCGTGGATTGGTTGGCTTTCGGGGCATGGCCGAACAGACGGGCATCCCATTGTTCGGCGAGACGCCCGGCCCCATCGAACTGTTGATGGGCGATGAGGGCGACGGCAGCGACCGAAGCCTCGCTACGCAGGTAAGCGACTTGCCGCACGGGCAGGCCTCGTCCATCGACGGCGACGATGTTCGGAGTGCGAGCGTGGACATTCGTCATATCAGTCCTTCGACAATGGGCCAGTCGATGGCGGGACGGTATCGTTGTAATCGTGATCGCACTGATACCACGGATGATAGACATGCCAGGCTTGATCAAGCTTGGCATTGATGACCTTGATCAAGCGCCCTGGCGGATCGTAGAACTGCTGGTCGTGGTAACCGTGTTCTCGCAGCGAGGCGTCATTGATGTAGCGCCAGGTATCGGCGAAATAGGGGCGATACATCCGCGTGACCAAGCCTTTATTGTTGTACTCGACCCGTTCGCTGACGCGCCAGCGCGGGTCGGCTTCGCGCTGTACCGGCTTGCCATCCTCGCCCAACGCCAGTGAGCCCTCTTCAGTCACGGCATAGGCTTTGCCTGCCTCGACCAACTGCTTGGTCTGCACGGCGCGGCCAAAGCCGTCGACGGCGCTGATGGCGATGCGGATCTGTTGCAGCGGGTCGTCCGGGTAACGATCGGCGCTCAACACGACGCTGTGCACCGGTTCCCGAGGCGTGGCCCGGACCAGCCTCCAGAGTCGCTCCTCGCCGACGGTACGCACGGCAAGTCGGGCCAGGCGAACCCGTGCCGAGGCTCGGACATGGCCGCTGGGCAACAAGTATCGAGCTCGGACCCACTCGTCACGTTGTGCCGCCGACACCTGCGCCAGGTCGGGCAAACTCATCCAACTCATATCTTCGACACGCACGGCGCTGGCGATGTTGCCCAGGGTTGCCTTGGGGTTCGCAATCGCATAGGCCGGCGACAGGTCGGCGGGGGGCTCATAACCCTCAATGCCATGGAAGCCTGCCGGAACGCCATTTTCAGTGCCATGGAAGGTAACGCCCAACGGTACGCCCGCCGGTCCGTAAAGCGCTTGCTGGACGTTCTCGTTGGCGTCGGTGATCTTGCTTGGCAACAGCGAGTGGTAGTTGTATTCGACGCGGGTGGTGCAACCGTCCGGAAGCTGTACGGCGATGGCCATCAAATGAAAATCGTCGTAACTGACCGAGGTGACGCCATGGCTCTGGGTCTCCTGTAATTGGCTGATGTGGAAGAAGCCGTCCAGCGGCAAGTATTGGGGAAAGCCGATTTTCTTGGACCAGAGGTTTCGGGCCTCGTCCTTTTTCGAATCTTCAAGTAGGAACAGCGCCATGGGCTCGAAGCCGATCGTTTCCAGTTGCTCGCGAATGTCGAACGGTTCAGGCACCGCGTCGTAGGCGCTCAGCGCCTGCTCGTCGAATTCGGCGATTTCCAAGGGACCGCGCAAAGCCTGGAACAGGATCTTGCCTGATCCATCGCGCATGTAGGTTTGTTCCTCAAGGGCGATCAGCTCTCGGGCGGCCGTCCAGGCCGGCGAACCCTGAAGCTCAAGGACGCTTTCGTAGCTCACCTGTTGCGGTGTGAGTCCGCCCGGCAGTGGGGCTTTGGGGCGTTGCAACCCGTTGGTCCGGGCGCGCCAGGGCAAGCCCAGTCGCTGGCGCAGTCCTTCCTCGTCGATCAGGTGTTGATAGTCGGCCAGGCTTTCTGTCAGGTGGTACACCTGTTGTTGATCGTCGTGAGCGTCGCGCCACCAGGTGTTTTCATCCTCATCCTCAAAGGGTGGCTCGTCGTCCGCTGTCAGGCGTCGCGCGTAATTGACCAGGAAACCGTGAGTCAACTGGCCGTAGCGGTTCCAGGCCAGGTTGATGGTGTGTTGGGCTTGCGGGTCGTTGATGAAACCGTCGTATTGATAACTGACCGTTTCCAACGCCAAAACCAGCAAGCTTTTTTGGCCGTCATGGGGTTGGCGCAGCAGGTAACGCTGTTGCGTCACGGTGTAGGGCTCGAGCATGGCAATCGATTCGGCGTGATGGGTTTCGCTGCGCAGTACCTGGCCACTCAAGGCATAGGCCATTTCCCGGGCCGTGTCCGGGTCGGGCGTGATGATCTCGTCGACGTTGTCCCGTTCGTGGAGCCGGGCCAGCAGCGTGGGCCCCAGCGACGGGGCATCGCTGTCGATGTCAACACAATCCTTGAGCGGCTGATCGACGGTGCGGCCGGTGTGGAACCAGGTCTTGAGCAGCACTGGCGCGGTGAAGCTGTCGTCTGTGTCACCGGCGGGGATTTCGCTGTCGAGCTGATACAGCCGGCCGAAGCCACGGAACTCGCGGTGATAGCTGTCGTAGTCGCCTTCAAAATAACTGAAGTGTTGGGTCAGGTAGTTCCCGGTGATCTCGTCCAGTTGTTGCTGGCGCGCCACCAGTGGGAGGGCCATGGGTAGATGGCAGATCGGTGGCTGGCGGCGTTTGAGCAGCTCGGCTTTTTCATCCAGCCAGAACTGCGCACTGCTGCGGTAGGCCAGCGTACTGCTGCAACCCATGTTGTTGTTCGTGGCGCTGAGGACGTAGGGCCTTGAGGCGACGAAATCGTAGCGCCAATGCCGGGGTTTCATATCCGGCATGGCATGGGGCACGCTCAGGATCAGGCTCGCACAACCCAGGCCTTGCAGGTCGGCCAGTGTGACCTGGCAAAGATGGTCATAACGCAGGCCGTCGGGCCAAGGCACCTTAGTAGGTTCCTGATCCACCTGATTGCCGCCGTGGTTGAAATAAATCTCGAAACAATCGCTTTGCAGGTAAATCAGCGCCGGCGCACCGGAGCCATCCAGATCGGCGATCCGCACCCGCTCGACATTGAACTCGTCGTATTTGAAGGGCAGGTCGCTCATGACAAAACCCTTGCCGAAACGCCCATGACCGAGGTTTGGCCAGCATTTGATTTCATTGAAGCGGATACGGCACAGCTCGGTGCTGTCGCTGCCCAGCATGTTGGTGAACAACACCAGCTCACTGCTCACATCGCTGAACAATGGCAGGTCACTGTCCGGTTCATGGGGAACGTCAACGCCGGCGGCGAAGCCTTGTTCACGAAGGTTGGCGTAGAGTCGCACGCTTTTCGGGCCGATCATGGCCAGCGAGCGCAAGCCGTCGCCGGTCAGGTCGCTCAATTGCGCGGCGGGGTGCAGGAACTCCGTGGGGAAACGCTTGAAGTCGGTGAAGGTCGACCAGCTGCGGTCAGGGTTCAGCGTGTAGAAGCCGTTCATGCCGGGCTGGGCGATGACCCAATTGAGGCGGCCGCTGCCGGTCAGGTCGGTGAGCAGTTGCATGACTCCCGGGTTTTCGGCGGCGATCGGAATGCTGGGAAGAAGCGACCAGGCACCATAACCTATTTCTTCACTGTCGCCGGTCGTGGCGCGCTCGGGTTCGCGGTAATACCAGCCATTGGTGTAGCGGCACAAGAAGCCTGGGACACCTTCGCCATACAGGTCGACGCATTGATAGCGAACGCCATCTTCCAGGGCGGGCATTGTCTCGAGGGCGAAGAATGTCTTGGGTTCCAGGTTCGGCTCGAAGTCGCTGTAATGCAGTTCGACGGGCGGGCTGTTTTCGACCCGGCCGTCGGCGTCCCAATCTTGATAATGGGCAGCGGTCAATGTGCTATAGCGCAGCTCGGTAGTGGTGTATTCCAATAGCAACCGTCGCACCAGCGCGGGTTCGGTGTCGGCGTCGGCGGGGAAGTGGTGGAACATCAATACTTGATGACACAAGCGCCGTGTACCGATTTCGAAACCGTATCGGTAGGCGTGGAGCGGGTCGGTGCGCGTTTGCCAGGCGGCTTCGTCGTCGGCAGTCCAGGCCGGCTTTTCATCGAGCTGGACGGTGCGCTGGCCGTAGTCGAATAACAGATGGAAGTGCCAGGGCAGGTTGGCGGGGTTCTCTTCCTCGAAACAATAAAAGGTTTCGCTGGCCGTGGCATTGCCATAGCACACCCGGCGCAGGTAGCGCTGGGCCCTGTAGTCGTGGTCATCTTCGGACTCGGCGGGATCGGCGGTGTATTCGTAGTAGATGTGCTCGCCCAGCGGGCTGACTTCTTCCAAGAGCAGCCATTCGGCAATGCGTAGCGGATTCTCCGGATCAGCAATGCGCGACTCGCCGCTGTGCCCATAGCAATACAAATTCCCGTCGCTACCTTGTACGCGCCAGAACGGCGGCTGGCCGCCGTCGGGCATCCACAGCTCATAGATATCGAATGCGCTTTCCAGCCTGGGGTAATAGCGCACTACGCTATAGGTCATCCTGCTTCGCCCTGGAAGCATGCGCGTGACATGCGCCCCATGGTCGGCCCAGCGATCCACCCCGTCGGGACCGACCATGACATCGTCTTCGAGGTAATGCGGCACGCCTTTACTGGTCTTGCGCGCAATGCTGGGGATCGGCAACTGCATGCCGATGCCAAACGGGCCATTGCCGCTCTGGCTGTTGTACTGAAGGGTCATGGCCGGCGTCAGGTAACGAGCGCTCGACACCGGCAGCGGCAATTCAAACGAGGCGGCGCCCCGCGTGCCCACCGGGCCGAGGCTGTTGCCAATAGTCGCGATCGACGCGCTGCCGGCAATGGAGGGTGTGATGATCTGTAGGGGCGCTTGCTCTGCCATGGACGTTTATCCCTTTGATCAGCGCCAGGGCTGATTCCTGGCCAGGATGAGGATGCCAAGGGGGAGCGGGGATGTAACCTGTCAGATCTTACAGGTGGGCGGGTTTGGCCGATGAATGGTTGTGCGCATGCCTTTTGTGGGAGCGAGCTTGCTCGCGATAGCGGTGTGTCAGTCAACGTCCATGCTGAATGATCCAACGCTATCGCGAGCAAGCTCGCTCCCACAGGTTTTTGCTGCGGGCATGAAAAAAGGCCGGTGGGTTTGCCGCCCACCGGCCTTTTTCACAGCGCTGGAGTGCCTGTTACTGCACTTCCACCGCCAGGCTCTCGCTGATCTTCTGCTGCCAGATCGCCGGGCCGGTGATGTGCACCGACTCGCCTTTGCTGTCCACGGCGACGGTCACCGGCATGTCCTTGACCTCGAACTCGTAGATCGCTTCCATCCCCAGTTCGGCGAACGCCAGGACCTTGGATTTCTTGATCGCCTGGGCCACCAGGTAAGCGGCGCCGCCGACGGCCATCAGGTAGACGGCCTTGTTGTCCTTGATCGCTTCGATGGCGGTCGGGCCGCGCTCGGATTTGCCGATCATGCCCAACAGGCCGGTCTGCTCGAGGATCTGGCGGGTGAACTTGTCCATCCGCGTGGCGGTGGTCGGGCCGGCTGGGCCCACCACTTCGTCACCGAC
This genomic interval from Pseudomonas alvandae contains the following:
- a CDS encoding SpvB/TcaC N-terminal domain-containing protein, coding for MAEQAPLQIITPSIAGSASIATIGNSLGPVGTRGAASFELPLPVSSARYLTPAMTLQYNSQSGNGPFGIGMQLPIPSIARKTSKGVPHYLEDDVMVGPDGVDRWADHGAHVTRMLPGRSRMTYSVVRYYPRLESAFDIYELWMPDGGQPPFWRVQGSDGNLYCYGHSGESRIADPENPLRIAEWLLLEEVSPLGEHIYYEYTADPAESEDDHDYRAQRYLRRVCYGNATASETFYCFEEENPANLPWHFHLLFDYGQRTVQLDEKPAWTADDEAAWQTRTDPLHAYRYGFEIGTRRLCHQVLMFHHFPADADTEPALVRRLLLEYTTTELRYSTLTAAHYQDWDADGRVENSPPVELHYSDFEPNLEPKTFFALETMPALEDGVRYQCVDLYGEGVPGFLCRYTNGWYYREPERATTGDSEEIGYGAWSLLPSIPIAAENPGVMQLLTDLTGSGRLNWVIAQPGMNGFYTLNPDRSWSTFTDFKRFPTEFLHPAAQLSDLTGDGLRSLAMIGPKSVRLYANLREQGFAAGVDVPHEPDSDLPLFSDVSSELVLFTNMLGSDSTELCRIRFNEIKCWPNLGHGRFGKGFVMSDLPFKYDEFNVERVRIADLDGSGAPALIYLQSDCFEIYFNHGGNQVDQEPTKVPWPDGLRYDHLCQVTLADLQGLGCASLILSVPHAMPDMKPRHWRYDFVASRPYVLSATNNNMGCSSTLAYRSSAQFWLDEKAELLKRRQPPICHLPMALPLVARQQQLDEITGNYLTQHFSYFEGDYDSYHREFRGFGRLYQLDSEIPAGDTDDSFTAPVLLKTWFHTGRTVDQPLKDCVDIDSDAPSLGPTLLARLHERDNVDEIITPDPDTAREMAYALSGQVLRSETHHAESIAMLEPYTVTQQRYLLRQPHDGQKSLLVLALETVSYQYDGFINDPQAQHTINLAWNRYGQLTHGFLVNYARRLTADDEPPFEDEDENTWWRDAHDDQQQVYHLTESLADYQHLIDEEGLRQRLGLPWRARTNGLQRPKAPLPGGLTPQQVSYESVLELQGSPAWTAARELIALEEQTYMRDGSGKILFQALRGPLEIAEFDEQALSAYDAVPEPFDIREQLETIGFEPMALFLLEDSKKDEARNLWSKKIGFPQYLPLDGFFHISQLQETQSHGVTSVSYDDFHLMAIAVQLPDGCTTRVEYNYHSLLPSKITDANENVQQALYGPAGVPLGVTFHGTENGVPAGFHGIEGYEPPADLSPAYAIANPKATLGNIASAVRVEDMSWMSLPDLAQVSAAQRDEWVRARYLLPSGHVRASARVRLARLAVRTVGEERLWRLVRATPREPVHSVVLSADRYPDDPLQQIRIAISAVDGFGRAVQTKQLVEAGKAYAVTEEGSLALGEDGKPVQREADPRWRVSERVEYNNKGLVTRMYRPYFADTWRYINDASLREHGYHDQQFYDPPGRLIKVINAKLDQAWHVYHPWYQCDHDYNDTVPPSTGPLSKD
- a CDS encoding RHS repeat domain-containing protein, with the translated sequence MTNVHARTPNIVAVDGRGLPVRQVAYLRSEASVAAVALIAHQQFDGAGRLAEQWDARLFGHAPKANQSTIYNLMGEPLRIDSVDAGWRLILPGLASETLERWDARGNRWRMHHDSQLRPVALDENSDLNVETFTYGDATQDAGRNVRGQLLEQVDPSGTLRCDSYGLSGLPLRQARAFADADIHTTEQTFDALGALIGQTDAGGHRQHLRLDVAGQLKAVDLQLKFDTASQPIMLEAQYNAAGQIERQEAANGIISRWTYDPADGRLSTLQAGKPGADLRQDLAYFYDRVGNITRIEDHAVATVHFANQRVDGHREFTYDSLYRLITASGFEGDTPHLQPGLPAPIIPIDPNRRFNYAQQYEYDSGNNLTRLRHIREGNNHTHITRIDPNSNRGVRWTEGDPEPDFDTQFDTHGNQLFLQSGTPALTWNSRDQLSTVTVIKREDDLSDDNETYLYSQGERVGKTHTAARAVRQTRYLPGIEIRTSSDGERLHVLTLGLAHGSVRCLHWEAGQPVGIEADQLRYNLDDHLGSSTLELDRAGGLISLEHYYPFGGTAWYAGRSALEASYRTVRYSGKEMDASGLYYYGARYYAPWLARWVSADPAGDIDGLNLYGFVTNNPMTYVDVGGFIREKRTERDDRKAAARKRQQQYRARSELREGIYRFSDLLGTISARAIQAQAQLDNHRSASTRAQSAASRVGVQVAKNAINLTVGAGLGVGGAALGAVAGPPGMIIGVAVGFAVAKGVSLGLDKGIEKAGVDASVKFKSSALEPSEIIKGVDAKKSPATYLLKKAEGFAESLQSPSRKDALSLAREAVNTGTSTALKAADVAGGSAISAVVKTATGTVEIAHEVIGAGQEISEEKIDRADQNINELITLLTQEITVVDMLYDKAGVETIDVYVPLSKIFGQSNGITRRSMHEEMKATVGRLKQTQRMLR